ACTAAGgatcagggtagagtaccggggagttagccggctagtgactaaggatcagggtagagtaccgggtgttagcctgctagtgactaaggatcagggtagagtaccgggagttagccggctagtgactaaggatcagggtagagtaccgggtgttagcctgctagtgactaaggttcagggtagagtaccgggagttagccggctagtgactaaggatcagggtagagtaccgggtgttagcctgctagtgactaaggttcagggtagagtaccgggagttagccggctagtgactaaggttcagggtagagtaccgggagttagccggctagtgactaaggttcagggtagagtaccgggtgttagccggGTAaggttagcctgctagtgactaaggtgcagggtagagtaccgggagGGAGTTAGCCTGCTAGGGACTAAAGGGTTCAGGGTAGAgggtaccgggtgttagcctgctagtgactaaggttcagggtagagtaccggtgttagcctgctagtgactaaggttcagggtagagtaccgggtgttagcctgctagtgactaaggtgcagggtagagtaccgggtgttagcctgctagtgactaaggttcagggtagagtaccgggtgttagcctgctagtgactaaggtgcagggtagagtaccgggtgttagcctgctagtgactaaggttcagggtagagtaccgggagttagcctgctagtgactaaggatcagggtagagtaccgggagGTGGCTGTTTAAGGGTCTGATTGTTGTATCTGTGTCCCCAGGTGCAGGCTGATGGAACAGACGAAGGCTGTGTGACGTTTGTTCTTCATGAGGAGGATCACACTCTGGGGAACTCTCTACGTTACATGGTTATGAAGAGGTTAGTCCCTGACCCTTACACTCTAACTCCCTCTGCTACAACGTCATGGAGAGGttattacctaaccctaactccctcTGCTACAACGTCATGGAGAGGTTAttacctgacccctaacccctaacccctctgcTACAACGTCATGGAGAGGTTAttacctgacctctaacccctaacccctaaccccaactcCCCCTGCTATAACATCATGGAGAGGTTAttacctgacctctaacccctaaccctaactccctcTGTTACAACGTCATGGAGAGGTTAttacctgacctctaacccctaacccctaaccccaactcCCCCTGCTATAACATCATGGAGAGGTTAttacctgacctctaacccctaaccctaactccctcTGTTACAACATCATGGAGAGGTTattacctaacccctaacccctaacccctctgcTACAACGTCATGGAGAGGTTAttacctgacccctaacccctaacccctctgcTACAACGTCATGGAGAGGTTAttacctgacctctaacccctaacccctaaccccaactcCCCCTGCTATAACATCATGGAGAGGTTAttacctgacctctaacccctaaccctaactccctcTGTTACAACGTCATGGAGAGATTATTacctgacccctaacctctaaccctaactccctCTGCTACAACGTCATGGAGAGGTTATTACCtggcccttaaccctaacttaaccctgacctctaacacTAACTTCCTCCGCTTCATGATCAGGTTAGTCCTTGacaccctaacctctgacccttaACCCTGGGCAACCAAGCTCCTCTGATACAGAGCCATAATCCAGGCCTTGCCCCTAGCCCCCGCTCcacagccaccagccaccactgagATGTGTTGTCAGTAGGTGTCCACCTTGCCATTAGGTGGGCTTGGTTTATCCTTGGTTATATTGCTCCCTCCTATGTAATGCCTCGCCATAGTGATGGGTCTTACTGTGTGTAATGGTCTGTTTCTGCTGTGTGTTTAGCCTGGATGTAGACTTCTGTGGTTACAGCATCACTCACCCCTCTGAGAGCAAAATCAACTTCCGCATCCAGACCCGAGGTACGTAGGAGAcaactctcctccaccctctgtccttctctcctccaccctctgtccttctctcctccaccctctgtccttctctcgtccaccctctgtccttctctcctccaccctctgtccttctctcgtccaccctctgtccttctctcctccaccctctgtccttctctcctccaccctctgtccttctctcctccaccctctgtccttctctcccccaccctctgtccttctctcccccaacctctgtccttctctcccccaccctctgtccttctctcccccaccctctgtccttctctcccccaccctctgtccttctctcccccaccctctgtccttctctccccaccctctgtccttctctcccccaccctctgtccttctctcctccaccctctgtccttctctcctccaccctctgtccttctctcccccaccctctgtccttctctcccccaccctctgtccttctctcccccaccctctgtccttatctcccccaccctctgtccttctctcccccaccctctgtccttctctcccccaccctctgtccttctctcccccaccctctgtccttctctcccccaccctctgtccttctctccccaccctctgtccttctctcccccaccctctgtccttctctcctccaccctctgtccttctctcctccaccctctgtccttctctcgtccaccctctgtctttctctcctccaccctctgtccttctctcctccaccctctgtccttctctcctccaccctctgtccttctctccccaccctctgtccttctctcccccaccctctgtccttctctcccccaccctctgtccttctctcccccaccctctgtccttctctcccccaccctctgtccttctctcccccaccctctgtccttctctcccccaccctctgtccttctctcccccaccctctgtccctctcccccaccctctgtccttctctcccccaccctctgtccttctctcctccaccctctgtccttctctcctccaccctctgtccttctctcccccaccctctgtctttctctcctccaccctctgtccttctctcctccaccctctgtccttctctcctccaccctctgtccttctctcctccaccctctgtccttctctcctccaccctctgtccttctctcccccaccctctgtccttctctcccccaccctctgtccttctctcctccaccctctgtccttctcttctccaccctctgtccttctctcccccaccctctgtccttctctcctgtgttcttctctcccccaccctctgtccttctctcctccaccctctgtccttctctcccccaccctctgtctttctctcgtccaccctctgtccttctctcctccaccctctgtccttctctcctccaccctctgtccttctctcccccaccctctgtccttctctcccccaccctctgtccttctctcctgtgttcttctctcctccacccactctgccctgtgttcttctctcctccacccactctgccctgtgttcttctctcctccacccactctgccctgtgttcttctctcctccacccactctgccctgtgttcttctctcctccacccactctgccctgtgttcttctctcctccacccactctgccctgtgttcttctctcctccacccactctgccctgtgttcttctctcctccacccactctcccctgtgttcttctctcctccacccactctgccctctgttcttctctcctccacccactctgccctctgttcttctctcctccacccactctgccctctgttcttctctcctccacccactctgccctgtgttcttctctcctccacccactctgccctgtgttcttctctcctccacccactctgccctgtgttcttctctcctccacccactctgccctgtgttcttctctcctccacccactctgccctgtgttcttctcctccacccactctgccctctgttcttctctcctccacccactctgccctctgttcttatctcctccacccactctgccctgtgttcttctctcctccacccactctgccctgtgttcttctctcctccacccactctgccctctgttcttctctcctccacccactctgccctctgttcttctctcctccacccactctgccctctgttcttctctcctccacccactctgccctgtgttcttctctcctccacccactctgccctgtgttcttctctcctccacccactctgccctgtgttcttctctcctccacccactctgccctgtgttcttctctcctccacccactctgccctgtgttcttctctcctccacccactctgccctgtgttcttctctcctccacccactctgccctctgttcttctctcctccacccactctgccctctgttcttctctcctccacccactctgccctctgttcttctctcctccacccactctgccctgtgttcttctctcctccacccactctgccctgtgttcttctctcctccacccactctgccctgtgttcttctctcctccacccactctgccctgtgttcttctctcctccacccactctgccctgtgttcttctctcctccacccactctgccctgtgttcttctctcctccacccactctgccctctgttcttctctcctccacccactctgccctctgttcttatctcctccacccactctgccctctgttcttctctcctccacccactctgccctctgttcttatctcctccacccactctgccctctgttcttctctcctccacccactctgcccTGTGTGTAACACAGCTACTTGCTGCCTAATAGAAATCCCCAGTCAGCATGTTTCCTGTCGGTCTACATACTGCAGTAAAGACAGCATGTCATTCTATTGGTGGGATGTCCTGTAGCCACTAGCCTCCACAGCTTTTACAAACTATTACCTGTATGGGTCGGCTGACGAGCCTCGGATGTTAttcttgtgtgtgtctctgtgtgtgtctctgtgtgtgtctctgtgtgtgtctctgtgtgtgtctctgtgtctgtctctgtgtctgtctctgtgtctgtctctgtgtctgtctctgtgtctgtgtctgtctctgtgtctgtctctgtgtctgtctctgtgtctgtctctgtgtctgtctctgtttctgtgtctgtctctgtctctgtgtctgtctctgtctctgtctctgtctctgtctctgtgtctgtctctgtgtctgtctctgtgtctgtgtctgtgtctgtctctgtgtgttccaggtgGGATTCCAGCTGTGGAACCTTTGAGAAGAGGACTGAATGACCTCAGTGATGTCTGTCAACACGTCCTCAACACCTTCCAGGTACCACCATCCTTCCAACCCAGGGTCTGTGGGGACAGGGTctgtggggacagggtcagttataacagtagtggggacagggtcagttataacagtagtggggacagggtcagttataacagtagtggggacagggtcagttataacagtagtggggacagggtcagtggggacagggtcagttatagcagtagtggggacagggtcagtggggacagggtcagttatagcagtagtggggacagggtcagtggggacagggtcagttatagcagtagtggggacggggtcagtggggacagggtcagttatagcagtagtggggacagggtcagtggggacagggtcagttataagcagtagtgggacagggtcagttatagcagtagtggggacagggtcagtggggacagggtcagttatagcagtagtggggacagggtcagttataacagtagtggggacagggtcagtggggacagggtcagttatagcagtagtggggacagggtcagttatagcagtagtggggacagggtcagtggggacagggtcagttatagcagtagtggggacagggtcagttataacagtagtggggacagggtcagtggggacagggtcagttatagcagtagtggggacagggtcagttatagcagtagtgggacagggtcagttatagcagtagtggggacagggtcagttataacagtagtggggacagggtcagtggggacagggtcagttatagcagtagtggggacagggtcagttatagcagtagtgggacagggtcagttataacagtagtggggacagggtcagttatagcagtagtgggacagggtcagttatagcagtagtgggacagggtcagttataacagtagtggggacagggtcagttataacagtagtggggacagggtcagtggggacagggtcagttatagcagtagtggggacagggtcagtggggacagggtcagttatagcagtagtggggacagggtcagttataacagtagtggggacagggtcagtggggacagggtcagttatagcagtagtggggacagggtcagttatagcagtagtgggacagggtcagttatagcagtagtgggacagggtcagttatagcagtagtggggacagggtcagttataacagtagtggggacagggtcagtggggacagggtcagttatagcagtagtggggacagggtcagttatagcagtagtgggacagggtcagttataacagtagtggggacagggtcagttatagcagtagtggggacagggtcagttatagcagtagtgggacagggtcagttatagcagtagtgggacagggtcagttatagcagtagtgggacagggtcagttataacagtagtgggacagggtcagttatagcagtagtgggacagggtcagttataacagtagtggggacagggtcagtggggacagggtcagttatagcagtagtggggacagggtcagttatagcagtagtgggacagggtcagttatagcagtagtggggacagggtcagttataacagtagtggggacagggtcagtggggacagggtcagttatagcagtagtggggacagggtcagttatagcagtagtgggacagggtcagttataacagtagtggggacagggtcagttatagcagtagtggggacagggtcagttatagcagtagtggggacagggtcagttataacagtagtggggacagggtcagttatagcagtagtggggacagggtcagttatagcagtagtggggacagggtcagtggggacagggtcagttataacagtagtggggacagggtcagttataacagtagtggggacagggtcagttataacagtagtgggacagggtcagttataacagtagtggggacagggtcagtggggacagggtcagttataacagtagtggggacagggtcagttataacagtagtggggacagggtcagttataacagtagtggggacagggtcagttataacagtagtggggacagggtcagtggggacagggtcagttatagcagtagtggggacagggtcagtggggacagggtcagttataacagtagtggggacagggtcagttatagcagtagtggggacagggtcagttatagcagtagtgggacagggtcagttatagcagtagtgaggacagggtcagttataacagtagtggggacagggtcagttataacagtagtggggacagggtcagttataacagtagtgggacagggtcagttataacagtagtggggacagggtcagttataacagtagtggggacagggtcagttataacagtagtggggacagggtcagttataacagtagtggggacagggtcagttatagcagtagtggggacagggtcagttataacagtagtggggacagggtcagttatagcagtagtgggacagggtcagttatagcagtagtgaggacagggtcagttatagcagtagtggggacagggtcagttataacagtagtggggacagggtcagttataacagtagggggacagggtcagttataacagtagtggggacagggtcagtggggacagggtcagttataacagtagtggggacagggtcagttataacagtagtggggacagggtcagttataacagtagtggggacagggtcagttataacagtagtggggacagggtcagtggggacagggtcagtggggacagggtcagttataacagtagtggggacagggtcagttatagcagtagtggggacagggtcagttataacagtagtggggacagggtcagtggggacagggtcagttataacagtagtggggacagggtcagttataacagtagtggggacagggtcagttataacagtagtggggacagggtcagttataacagtagtggggacagggtcagttatagcagtagtgggacagggtcagttataacagtagtggggacagggtcagttatagcagtagtggggacagggtcagttatagcagtagtggggacagggtcagttgtaacagtagtggggacagggtcagttataacagtagtggggacagggtcagtggggacagggtcagttataacagtagtggggacagggtcagttataacagtagtggggacagggtcagtggggacagggtcagttataacagtagtggggacagggtcagttataacagtagtggggacagggtcagttatagcagtagtgtggacagggtcagtggggacagggtcagttataacagtagtggggacagggtcagtggggacagggtcagttataacagtagtggggacagggtcagttataacagtagtggggacagggtcagtggggacagggtcagttataacagtagtggggacagggtcagttatagcagtagtgggacagggtcagttataacagtagtggggacagggtcagttatagcagtagtgggacagggtcagttataacagtagtggggacagggtcagttatagcagtagtggggacagggtcagttataacagtagtggggacagggtcagttatagcagtagtgggacagggtcagttatagcagtagtggggacagggtcagttataacagtagtggggacagggtcagttataatagtagtggggacagggtcagttataacagtagtggggacagggtcagtggggacagggtcagtggggacagggtcagtggggacagggtcagttataacagtagtggggacagggtcagttataacagtagtggggacagggtcagttataatagtagtggggacagggtcagttataacagtagt
The DNA window shown above is from Oncorhynchus gorbuscha isolate QuinsamMale2020 ecotype Even-year unplaced genomic scaffold, OgorEven_v1.0 Un_scaffold_2377, whole genome shotgun sequence and carries:
- the LOC124025714 gene encoding DNA-directed RNA polymerases I and III subunit RPAC2-like, which codes for LLYLCPQVQADGTDEGCVTFVLHEEDHTLGNSLRYMVMKSLDVDFCGYSITHPSESKINFRIQTRGGIPAVEPLRRGLNDLSDVCQHVLNTFQRSVSEFRSQQEDVMD